One region of Glycine max cultivar Williams 82 chromosome 9, Glycine_max_v4.0, whole genome shotgun sequence genomic DNA includes:
- the LOC100794186 gene encoding uncharacterized protein, which yields MMNGSGGFMMLTLKSGGFPVEVNTQKLKRTDSRQTGVFSVERFITYSVVGMQRLLSLKITKVIKAEKVNIVNLSFAEKSGKSSLANLKLQIIRNDRYGVLCFMDNELSGSYELRKINYCVPALDTEIVCYVCRESGDRSCFTLEKKKANDYSNVVERVKGTHSFVVGDETLNVKVKITNDSRVGLRVDVDGPVKVATDYSEYVLEKIQEKINGETEASAMLHFGNSTDQPPYVTNSGRSCYKMKLSLPNE from the coding sequence ATGATGAATGGTAGTGGCGGTTTTATGATGCTGACGCTTAAGTCCGGCGGTTTTCCTGTGGAAGTCAACACCCAAAAGCTGAAACGCACTGACAGCAGACAAACGGGCGTGTTCTCTGTGGAAAGGTTCATCACATACTCGGTGGTTGGTATGCAGCGACTCCTTTCATTGAAGATAACTAAGGTAATCAAAGCCGAGAAAGTGAACATAGTAAATCTTAGCTTCGCAGAAAAATCTGGTAAGAGCTCTTTAGCCAATTTGAAACTGCAGATAATAAGAAATGACAGGTACGGTGTTCTATGTTTCATGGACAATGAATTATCTGGGTCGTACGAATTGCGCAAGATAAACTATTGCGTGCCAGCATTGGACACAGAAATTGTATGCTACGTTTGTCGTGAGAGCGGTGACAGAAGTTGCTTCACTCTGGAAAAGAAGAAGGCGAACGACTATAGTAACGTGGTGGAGAGGGTGAAGGGCACGCATTCCTTTGTGGTTGGCGACGAGACTCTGAATGTGAAAGTGAAAATAACAAATGACAGCAGAGTTGGTTTACGTGTTGATGTGGATGGCCCCGTGAAGGTTGCGACGGATTATTCGGAATATGTCTTGGAGAAAATCCAGGAGAAGATTAATGGTGAGACTGAGGCTAGtgccatgttacattttggaaACAGCACCGACCAACCTCCGTATGTTACGAACTCCGGGAGATCCTGCTACAAAATGAAACTATCTTtaccaaatgagtaa
- the LOC100800540 gene encoding outer envelope pore protein 16-2, chloroplastic codes for MNLNTSSNLETRSLLDELCNFHKKGLFDLGHPLLNRILETFVKAAGIGAVQAVSREAYFTAIEGTGTDNSGGLPPEISSAKKNRLPSLKGETNNKSLEAMVKNTGKESLQWGVAAGLYAGLTYGLKEARGAHDWKNSAVAGAITGATLALTLEDSTHEQIVQCAITGAAISTAANLLTGIF; via the exons aTGAACCTGAACACGAGCAGTAACTTGGAGACTCGGTCACTGCTTGATGAGCTTTGTAACTTCCACAAGAAGGGACTCTTCGACCTTGGACATCCTCTTCTTAATCGCATCCTTGAGACCTTCGTCAAAGCTGCTGGA ATTGGAGCAGTTCAAGCTGTGTCCCGTGAGGCTTATTTCACAGCCATTGAAG GTACCGGGACTGACAATAGTGGAGGTTTGCCACCAGAAATTTCAAGTGCCAAGAAAAATCGTTTGCCAAGTCTTAAAG GAGAGACCAATAACAAATCTCTTGAGGCCATG GTGAAGAACACGGGCAAAGAGTCCTTACAATGGG GAGTGGCAGCAGGATTGTATGCAGGTCTCACATATGGACTAAAGGAAGCTCGTGGAGCTCATGACTGG AAAAACAGTGCAGTTGCAGGAGCAATCACTGGGGCAACCCTGGCACTTACATTGGAAGATTCCACTCACGAACAGATTGTGCAATGTGCTATCACTGGAGCTGCTATCTCCACTGCCGCAAATCTTCTCACTGGAATTTTCTAA